From Streptomyces sp. TLI_053, a single genomic window includes:
- a CDS encoding acyl carrier protein, whose protein sequence is MTDAELTQSVRTPEEIGAWLTDRVSHFLQIPAGEIDPDASLAGYGLDSVYVFALCGEITDDLGLPIEPTLLWDIDTLSALTAHLVGLAAE, encoded by the coding sequence ATGACCGATGCGGAACTGACGCAGTCCGTGCGCACGCCCGAGGAGATCGGGGCCTGGCTGACCGACCGGGTCTCGCACTTCCTGCAGATCCCGGCCGGCGAGATCGACCCCGACGCCTCCCTCGCCGGGTACGGCCTCGACTCGGTCTACGTCTTCGCCCTCTGCGGCGAGATCACCGACGACCTGGGTCTGCCCATCGAGCCCACGCTGCTCTGGGACATCGACACGCTGTCCGCGCTCACCGCCCACCTCGTGGGCCTCGCTGCCGAATAG
- a CDS encoding MbtH family protein, producing the protein MNPFDDPDASFLVLVNDEGQHSLWPVFADVPDGWRKVFGEAARQDCLEYIETNWTDLRPKSLIAAMESK; encoded by the coding sequence GTGAACCCCTTCGACGACCCCGATGCCTCCTTCCTGGTCCTGGTCAACGACGAAGGCCAGCATTCGCTCTGGCCGGTCTTCGCCGATGTTCCGGACGGCTGGCGGAAGGTCTTCGGCGAGGCCGCCCGGCAGGACTGCCTCGAATACATCGAGACCAACTGGACCGATCTGCGGCCGAAGAGCCTGATCGCCGCGATGGAGAGCAAGTAA
- a CDS encoding MBL fold metallo-hydrolase — protein sequence MSDDEMFLRSRVIIEPLVDRFYAWFHTVAPVQASMNLAFLQVPMLESYLDNPQVHVAASVNPELRGGYFVNIAEERAAEVRELLDSIKTDRAGMLAFAKAVADAENLLRENATGYDLTPFYPQLPKELGGLVELAYDTSNQASVRFMEPLAYRGGLYSEDRQSVQISLEPGYERPFILSTPRLASPDVLEAKIPFRHAGLEELFRARFRPTTVGRLREALELTDAQAALLPGLLSDRPSVSEDRHIEAGGRIRYFGHACLVLQTPQAAIVTDPFLSADASAGDRYTYDDLPDFIDLVLITHGHQDHIVLETMLQLRGRVGAVVVPRSSRGNLVDPSIGLYLKELGFPVVEVDDFDEVPFPGGKVVATPFLGEHCDLDIRAKSTYWVDLAGKSVFVGADSSGIDPVLYRHIRNHLGTADICFLGMECDGAPLTWLYQALLTSPVPKKMSRSRKLSGSNAQQAAAIMTEFGATEAYIYAMGEEHWLGHVMATTYNEDTYQIQQINEFLTWCADRGIKAEHLLNQREWRW from the coding sequence ATGAGCGACGACGAGATGTTCCTGCGTTCGCGCGTCATCATCGAGCCGTTGGTGGACCGGTTCTACGCCTGGTTCCACACGGTGGCTCCGGTACAGGCGTCGATGAATCTCGCATTCCTCCAGGTGCCGATGCTGGAGTCCTATCTGGACAATCCGCAGGTGCACGTCGCGGCGAGCGTCAACCCGGAGCTGCGCGGCGGGTACTTCGTCAACATCGCCGAGGAGCGCGCCGCGGAGGTCCGCGAGCTGCTCGACTCGATCAAGACCGACCGGGCCGGCATGCTGGCCTTCGCCAAGGCGGTCGCCGACGCGGAGAACCTGCTGCGGGAGAACGCCACCGGCTACGACCTCACGCCGTTCTACCCGCAGCTGCCCAAGGAGCTCGGCGGCCTGGTGGAGCTGGCGTACGACACCAGCAACCAGGCGTCGGTGCGCTTCATGGAGCCGCTGGCCTACCGTGGCGGGCTGTACAGCGAGGACCGGCAGTCGGTCCAGATCTCGCTGGAGCCCGGCTACGAGCGGCCGTTCATCCTGAGCACGCCGCGGCTCGCCTCGCCGGACGTGCTGGAGGCGAAGATCCCGTTCCGGCACGCCGGCCTGGAGGAGCTGTTCCGCGCCCGCTTCCGCCCCACCACGGTGGGCCGGCTGCGCGAGGCCCTGGAACTCACCGACGCCCAGGCCGCTCTGCTGCCCGGGCTGCTGTCGGACCGTCCGAGCGTCTCGGAGGACCGCCACATCGAGGCCGGCGGCCGCATCCGCTACTTCGGCCACGCCTGTCTGGTGCTCCAGACGCCGCAGGCGGCGATCGTCACGGACCCGTTCCTGAGCGCCGACGCCAGCGCCGGCGACCGGTACACCTACGACGACCTGCCGGACTTCATCGACCTGGTCCTGATCACCCACGGCCACCAGGACCACATCGTCCTGGAGACCATGCTCCAGCTGCGCGGCCGGGTCGGCGCCGTGGTCGTCCCGCGCTCCTCGCGCGGCAACCTGGTGGACCCGTCGATCGGGCTCTACCTCAAGGAGCTGGGCTTCCCGGTCGTCGAGGTGGACGACTTCGACGAGGTGCCGTTCCCCGGCGGCAAGGTCGTCGCCACGCCGTTCCTCGGCGAGCACTGCGACCTGGACATCCGGGCCAAGTCGACCTACTGGGTCGACCTGGCGGGCAAGTCCGTGTTCGTCGGCGCGGACTCCTCGGGCATCGACCCGGTCCTCTACCGGCACATCCGCAACCACCTGGGCACCGCCGACATCTGCTTCCTCGGCATGGAGTGCGACGGCGCGCCGCTCACCTGGCTCTACCAGGCGCTGCTCACCAGCCCGGTGCCGAAGAAGATGAGCCGTTCGCGCAAGCTCTCCGGCTCCAACGCCCAGCAGGCCGCGGCGATCATGACCGAGTTCGGCGCCACCGAGGCCTACATCTACGCCATGGGCGAGGAGCACTGGCTCGGCCACGTCATGGCCACCACGTACAACGAGGACACCTACCAGATCCAGCAGATCAACGAGTTCCTCACCTGGTGCGCCGACCGCGGCATCAAGGCCGAGCACCTGCTCAACCAGCGCGAATGGCGTTGGTGA
- a CDS encoding fatty acyl-AMP ligase, producing MPDLTDHRNLRDAFAAQVARQPEATALTMFRGSDAEEQESLSFTELARRAALRAGRLSARFAPGERVLIALPTCTQFVELYLACLFSGLVAVPTPPLGGSATATERAVAIAADCTPALVVTTADHREALAERLAALGLDGALVEAAGEAGDGEATVPTAPDLPPDTLGVLQYSSGSTGRPKGVMLSHRNILTNIRSIGEYFGLGDGPGGCGSWLPLHHDMGLFGMLTTPLMAGAPVTLMSPSDFVRRPVEYLRMMQWSRSTVTAVPDFALDLCTRLINDRDLADLDLSHVRRICNGSEPVHAATLEAFTERFTPAGLRPDALSPCYGMAEVTLYVSGTRIGTPAKVFSVDRARLEDSGHPDVRQVPAEQGRPLVALGAPHGIRVRIVDPAAGLAVADGAIGEIWVSGPSVGSGYWERPDLNDQVFGARLPDEPGTAWLRTGDLGALVDGEVVVTGRLKEVMIVRGRNLFPQDVEREARAAHQALTGFVGAAFAVAAPDERVVVVHEVSPTLRADDLPAVAGAVQRRLSTEADVPCRNVLLVRRGTVSRTTSGKIQRTAMRERFLAGELTVLHAELDPQLALIARGGAA from the coding sequence ATGCCCGATCTCACCGACCACCGGAACCTGCGCGACGCGTTCGCCGCCCAGGTCGCCCGGCAACCGGAGGCGACCGCGCTGACGATGTTCCGCGGTTCCGACGCCGAGGAGCAGGAGAGCCTGAGCTTCACCGAGCTGGCCCGCCGCGCCGCGCTGCGTGCCGGACGGCTGTCCGCCCGCTTCGCGCCGGGCGAGCGGGTGCTGATCGCGCTCCCGACCTGCACCCAGTTCGTGGAGCTCTACCTCGCCTGCCTGTTCTCCGGCCTGGTCGCGGTACCCACCCCGCCGCTCGGTGGCTCGGCCACCGCCACCGAACGGGCCGTCGCCATCGCCGCCGACTGCACCCCGGCCCTGGTCGTCACCACCGCCGACCACCGGGAGGCGCTCGCCGAGCGGCTGGCCGCGCTCGGCCTGGACGGCGCCCTGGTCGAGGCGGCCGGGGAGGCCGGCGACGGCGAAGCCACCGTGCCCACCGCCCCCGACCTGCCGCCGGACACGCTCGGCGTGCTGCAGTACAGCTCCGGCTCGACCGGTCGCCCCAAGGGCGTGATGCTCTCGCACCGCAACATCCTCACCAACATCCGCAGCATCGGCGAGTACTTCGGCCTCGGCGACGGCCCCGGCGGCTGCGGCAGCTGGCTGCCGCTCCACCACGACATGGGCCTGTTCGGGATGCTCACCACGCCGCTGATGGCCGGCGCGCCCGTCACCCTGATGTCGCCGAGCGACTTCGTGCGCCGCCCTGTGGAGTACCTGCGGATGATGCAGTGGTCGCGCAGCACCGTCACCGCCGTGCCCGACTTCGCCCTCGACCTGTGCACCCGGCTGATCAACGACCGGGACCTCGCGGACCTCGACCTCTCGCACGTGCGCCGCATCTGCAACGGCTCCGAGCCGGTGCACGCCGCCACCCTGGAGGCCTTCACCGAGCGGTTCACCCCCGCCGGCCTGCGCCCCGACGCGCTGTCACCGTGCTACGGGATGGCCGAGGTCACCCTCTACGTCTCCGGCACCCGGATCGGCACCCCGGCCAAGGTGTTCTCCGTGGACCGGGCCCGGCTGGAGGATTCCGGGCACCCCGACGTCCGGCAGGTCCCCGCCGAGCAGGGCCGCCCGCTGGTCGCCCTCGGCGCCCCGCACGGCATCCGGGTGCGGATCGTCGACCCCGCCGCCGGCCTGGCCGTCGCGGACGGCGCGATCGGCGAGATCTGGGTCAGCGGCCCGAGCGTCGGCAGCGGCTACTGGGAGCGGCCCGACCTCAACGACCAGGTCTTCGGCGCCCGGCTGCCCGACGAGCCCGGTACCGCCTGGCTGCGCACCGGCGATCTCGGCGCCCTCGTCGACGGCGAGGTGGTCGTCACCGGCCGGCTCAAGGAGGTGATGATCGTCCGCGGCCGCAACCTCTTCCCGCAGGACGTCGAACGCGAGGCCCGCGCCGCGCACCAGGCGCTCACCGGCTTCGTCGGGGCCGCCTTCGCCGTCGCTGCCCCGGACGAGCGGGTCGTCGTGGTCCACGAGGTCAGCCCCACCCTGCGGGCCGACGACCTGCCCGCCGTCGCCGGCGCCGTCCAGCGCCGGCTCTCCACCGAGGCGGACGTGCCCTGCCGCAACGTCCTGCTGGTGCGCCGCGGCACCGTCAGCCGCACCACCAGCGGCAAGATCCAGCGCACCGCGATGCGCGAGCGCTTCCTGGCCGGCGAGCTCACCGTGCTGCACGCCGAGCTGGACCCGCAGCTGGCCCTGATCGCCCGCGGCGGTGCGGCATGA
- a CDS encoding acyl-CoA dehydrogenase family protein, with protein sequence MTAPTSPADALEAALGDLEDLARDSAALDAAERFPAEACARLDALGLPAHYVPAEWGGALHDHERLIGLWRGVARRDVSIAVAHGKTYLGAAPVWDAGTPEQARDTAAAILAGTPIAWALSEPDHGADLLNGGLTATVTGDGYRLDGLKWPVNNATRGGRLTLLARTGAPGTARGHSLFVVDKSALPADTWRNPAKAPTHGIRGIDISGIEFDGAPLPADALLGPAGSGVETVLRALQLTRITCGALSLGAGEHGLRLVARFTAERIIQHRPLLDRAYPGSILARCAALLAAAEATTLIGARSVHSLTGELSVTSAVVKSLAPTLVDSLLGELSELLGVRSYLTGTYEHGAFQKLWRDHQVVAVFDGSTPVNRSALAQQFPRLARALAAGDIDADGLAEAAASGTPPRPLDRGAQSLLSRTGCSVVQSLPALAEALAAHGAPDGLAEHAAALAAAARRLGTLLAEVRPAARPPMAAYELAAAYELCYAGAAVLQLWTYGAPAHRGEPLWQDGLWARAALRALRVRLAAVLRTPAPADAPGDERIDAALSRHIAGAAETGAPVTPFGAPLPMSAVRSEGASA encoded by the coding sequence ATGACCGCGCCGACGAGCCCCGCCGACGCCCTGGAGGCGGCCCTCGGCGACCTGGAGGACCTCGCCCGCGACAGCGCCGCCCTCGACGCCGCCGAGCGCTTCCCCGCCGAGGCCTGCGCCCGGCTCGACGCCCTCGGCCTGCCCGCCCACTACGTGCCGGCCGAGTGGGGCGGCGCCCTGCACGACCACGAGCGGCTGATCGGTCTCTGGCGCGGCGTCGCCCGGAGGGACGTCAGCATCGCGGTCGCCCACGGCAAGACCTACCTCGGCGCCGCCCCCGTCTGGGACGCCGGAACCCCCGAGCAGGCGAGGGACACCGCCGCCGCGATCCTGGCCGGCACCCCGATCGCCTGGGCGCTCTCCGAGCCCGACCACGGCGCCGACCTGCTCAACGGCGGCCTCACCGCCACCGTCACCGGGGACGGCTACCGCCTGGACGGCCTCAAGTGGCCCGTCAACAACGCCACCAGGGGCGGCCGGCTCACCCTGCTCGCCCGCACCGGCGCGCCCGGGACCGCCCGCGGCCACAGCCTGTTCGTCGTCGACAAGTCCGCGCTGCCCGCCGACACCTGGCGCAACCCGGCCAAGGCCCCCACCCACGGCATCCGCGGCATCGACATCTCCGGCATCGAGTTCGACGGCGCCCCGCTGCCGGCCGACGCGCTGCTCGGCCCGGCCGGCAGCGGCGTCGAGACCGTGCTGCGCGCCCTCCAGCTCACCCGCATCACCTGCGGCGCCCTCTCGTTGGGCGCCGGCGAGCACGGCCTGCGGCTGGTCGCCCGGTTCACGGCGGAGCGGATCATCCAGCACCGCCCGCTGCTCGACCGCGCCTACCCCGGCTCGATCCTCGCCCGCTGCGCGGCCCTGCTGGCCGCCGCCGAGGCCACCACCCTGATCGGCGCCCGGTCGGTGCACAGCCTCACCGGCGAGCTCAGCGTCACCTCCGCCGTGGTCAAGTCGCTGGCGCCCACCCTGGTCGACTCCCTGCTCGGCGAACTGTCCGAACTGCTCGGCGTGCGCTCCTACCTCACCGGCACCTACGAGCACGGCGCCTTCCAGAAGCTCTGGCGAGACCACCAGGTGGTCGCCGTCTTCGACGGCAGCACCCCGGTCAACCGCAGCGCGCTCGCCCAGCAGTTCCCCCGCCTCGCCCGGGCCCTGGCGGCCGGCGACATCGATGCGGACGGCCTGGCCGAGGCCGCCGCATCCGGCACCCCGCCGCGCCCGCTCGACCGCGGCGCGCAGTCCCTGCTCTCCCGGACCGGCTGCTCCGTCGTCCAGTCGCTGCCCGCGCTCGCCGAGGCGCTCGCCGCGCACGGCGCCCCCGACGGGCTGGCCGAACACGCCGCCGCCCTGGCCGCGGCCGCCCGCCGGCTCGGCACCCTGCTGGCCGAGGTCCGCCCGGCCGCCCGCCCGCCGATGGCCGCCTACGAGCTGGCCGCCGCCTACGAGCTCTGCTACGCCGGCGCCGCCGTCCTGCAGCTGTGGACGTACGGCGCGCCCGCCCACCGCGGCGAACCGCTCTGGCAGGACGGCCTCTGGGCCCGGGCCGCGCTGCGAGCCCTGCGTGTCCGGCTCGCCGCCGTGCTGCGCACCCCCGCGCCCGCCGACGCCCCCGGCGACGAGCGGATCGACGCGGCCCTGTCGCGGCACATCGCCGGGGCCGCCGAGACCGGCGCGCCCGTCACCCCGTTCGGCGCACCGCTGCCCATGTCCGCCGTCCGCAGTGAAGGAGCATCCGCATGA
- a CDS encoding acyl-CoA dehydrogenase yields the protein MSERSELIDQEQDGPRSAERLDALLGDPRDAANPVGHARALAADERQEMHAEGERLLDAFGLNAEFVPAALGGRLRRADTLAEVLRTVWRRDPSLGLGYGFASFIASVNIWTGGDREQQRRTAGLLLANQRIAAAFHELAHGNDFARAGFTAQAADGGWLLSGRKEIVTNLRRAEAMVLFARTDDRAGSRSHSQFLVTRDELPANRVLDLPRFPSSGMRGVQLGGIRFTDCPAPGRALIGGVGQGIEIALRSYQVTRAVLPAMSVGPFDTALRTAVEFALERRLYGGTAADIPYVRATIARAYADLLAVDAFAGVGLRTLHLDPGAMAVYAPAAKYLTSRLVLDGFEDLRSVLGAAGYLREGPYAIFQKMARDIAPAAFAHVSRAACLVMILPQLPRLARRSWLVDGAAAKEVFDLGGPLPDLPFDRLAAGLPRGDGLIGVITEAAAQPQPGPVGRFAARLEAELRDLRERCAALGPAGITIDAPPQAFALADRYTVLLAAASALAVWDQGGEQYPPEALLGVLDRLTGRLGGESVLTPAEREDVEQRLFDLAVRRCREHRLLDLTARPIAGREGNHR from the coding sequence ATGAGCGAGCGGAGCGAGCTCATCGACCAGGAGCAGGACGGCCCCCGCAGCGCCGAGCGCCTCGACGCCCTGCTCGGCGACCCGCGCGACGCCGCGAACCCTGTCGGCCACGCCCGCGCCCTGGCCGCCGACGAGCGCCAGGAGATGCACGCCGAGGGCGAGCGCCTGCTCGACGCCTTCGGCCTCAACGCCGAGTTCGTGCCCGCCGCGCTCGGCGGCCGGCTGCGCCGCGCCGACACCCTCGCCGAGGTGCTGCGCACCGTATGGCGGCGCGACCCGTCGCTCGGCCTCGGCTACGGCTTCGCCTCCTTCATCGCCTCCGTCAACATCTGGACCGGCGGCGACCGGGAGCAGCAGCGGCGCACCGCCGGCCTGTTGCTCGCCAACCAAAGGATCGCCGCCGCGTTCCACGAGCTCGCCCACGGCAACGACTTCGCCCGGGCCGGCTTCACCGCGCAGGCGGCCGACGGCGGCTGGCTGCTCTCCGGCCGGAAGGAGATCGTCACCAACCTGCGCCGGGCCGAGGCGATGGTGCTGTTCGCCCGCACCGACGACCGGGCCGGCAGCCGCAGCCACAGCCAGTTCCTGGTCACCCGCGACGAGCTGCCCGCGAACCGGGTCCTCGACCTGCCGCGCTTCCCCAGCTCCGGCATGCGCGGCGTCCAGCTCGGCGGCATCCGCTTCACCGACTGCCCGGCGCCGGGCCGCGCCCTGATCGGCGGCGTCGGCCAGGGCATCGAGATTGCGCTGCGCTCCTACCAGGTCACCAGGGCGGTGCTGCCGGCGATGAGCGTCGGCCCGTTCGACACCGCGCTGCGCACGGCGGTGGAGTTCGCCCTGGAGCGCCGCCTGTACGGGGGCACCGCCGCCGACATCCCGTACGTGCGCGCCACCATCGCGCGCGCCTACGCCGACCTGCTCGCCGTCGACGCCTTCGCCGGGGTCGGCCTGCGCACCCTGCACCTGGACCCCGGGGCGATGGCCGTCTACGCGCCCGCCGCCAAGTACCTGACCTCCCGGCTGGTGCTGGACGGGTTCGAGGACCTGCGCTCGGTGCTCGGCGCCGCCGGCTACCTGCGCGAGGGCCCGTACGCGATCTTCCAGAAGATGGCCAGGGACATCGCCCCCGCCGCGTTCGCCCACGTCTCGCGGGCCGCCTGCCTGGTGATGATCCTGCCCCAGCTGCCCCGGCTGGCCCGCCGCTCCTGGCTGGTCGACGGCGCCGCCGCCAAGGAGGTCTTCGACCTCGGCGGGCCGCTGCCCGACCTGCCCTTCGACCGGCTCGCGGCCGGACTGCCGCGCGGCGACGGCCTGATCGGCGTGATCACCGAGGCCGCCGCGCAGCCGCAGCCGGGCCCGGTGGGCCGCTTCGCCGCCCGCCTGGAGGCCGAGCTGCGCGACCTGCGCGAGCGCTGCGCCGCCCTCGGCCCGGCCGGGATCACCATCGACGCCCCGCCGCAGGCCTTCGCCCTGGCGGACCGCTACACCGTGCTGCTTGCCGCCGCGTCCGCGCTCGCGGTGTGGGACCAGGGCGGCGAGCAGTACCCGCCGGAGGCCCTGCTGGGCGTCCTGGACCGGCTCACCGGCCGCCTCGGCGGCGAGTCCGTCCTCACGCCGGCCGAACGCGAGGACGTCGAGCAGCGGCTCTTCGACCTGGCCGTCCGGCGCTGCCGGGAGCACCGTCTCCTCGATCTGACCGCCCGCCCGATCGCGGGCCGAGAAGGGAACCACCGATGA
- the dpgD gene encoding enoyl-CoA-hydratase DpgD yields the protein MTADDRARVRYEKRDRVAYVTLDRPEVLNAMDRRTHEELAAVWDDVEADDEVLVVVLTGAGERSFSVGQDLRERARIDAGGEGATTFGSRGQPGWPRLTERFGLAKPLVARVNGYALGGGFELALACDIVVASEDAVFALPEARLGLVPGAGGVFRLARQLPLKTAMGHLLTGRRLDAHTALRFGLVNQVVPADRLDEAVREWTDDLLRAAPLAVRAIKEAALRSLDLPLPEAFTAEYVWERRRRLGADVVEGPRAFAEKREPQWRDR from the coding sequence GTGACGGCTGACGACCGGGCGCGGGTCCGGTACGAGAAGCGGGACCGGGTCGCGTACGTGACCCTGGACCGGCCCGAGGTGCTCAACGCGATGGACCGGCGCACCCACGAGGAGCTGGCGGCCGTCTGGGACGACGTGGAGGCCGACGACGAGGTGCTGGTCGTGGTGCTGACCGGCGCCGGCGAGCGGTCCTTCAGCGTCGGCCAGGACCTGCGCGAGCGCGCCCGGATCGACGCCGGCGGGGAAGGGGCGACCACCTTCGGCAGCCGGGGCCAGCCCGGCTGGCCCCGGCTGACCGAGCGGTTCGGCCTGGCCAAGCCGCTGGTCGCCCGGGTGAACGGCTACGCGCTGGGCGGCGGCTTCGAACTCGCGCTGGCCTGCGACATCGTGGTTGCCTCCGAGGACGCCGTGTTCGCCCTCCCGGAGGCCAGGCTCGGCCTGGTCCCCGGGGCAGGCGGGGTGTTCCGGCTCGCCCGGCAGCTGCCGCTGAAGACGGCGATGGGCCACCTGCTCACCGGCCGCCGACTGGACGCGCACACCGCGCTGCGGTTCGGCCTGGTGAACCAGGTGGTCCCCGCCGACCGGCTGGACGAGGCGGTCCGCGAGTGGACCGACGACCTGCTGCGGGCAGCCCCGCTGGCGGTGCGGGCGATCAAGGAGGCGGCGCTGCGCTCGCTGGACCTGCCGTTGCCCGAGGCGTTCACCGCCGAGTACGTCTGGGAGCGGCGCCGGCGCCTCGGCGCGGACGTCGTCGAGGGCCCGCGGGCATTCGCCGAAAAGCGCGAACCGCAATGGCGGGACCGCTGA